The following are encoded together in the Daucus carota subsp. sativus chromosome 5, DH1 v3.0, whole genome shotgun sequence genome:
- the LOC108222360 gene encoding putative serine/threonine-protein kinase isoform X1 — protein sequence MPRVIHEAISVATSSQNLRASCEKKTASLYFFLGASVVLATLLILILVIRKMVRSGWMTKFVLRSEKQQAADLGEQFHTIIYFGFQTLRKATKNFHQDNFLGRGGFGLVYMGKLEDGRTVAVKKLATEKSQQGESEFLAEVKMITSIQHKNLVRLVGCCSDGDQRLLVYEYMKNKSLDLIVYGKSDQFLNWSTRSQIILGIAKGIQYLHEDSHFRIVHRDIKASNILLDSKFQPRISDFGLARFFPEDQAYLSTTFAGTLGYTAPEYAIKGELSEKADIYSFGVLVLEIISGRKNTDLTLNSDMQYLPEYAWKLFERSKVMDLVEPRLREDGFLEREVLQTIQVAFLCLQPHADLRPPMSEVVAMLTCRVDMTATPLKPTFLSRRRRKQENWDTISDVFPSPQQSDSLSGTRPAN from the exons ATGCCTCGTGTCATACATGAAG CTATCTCTGTGGCAACTAGTTCACAAAATTTACGAGCCTCGTGTGAGAAGAAAACAGCGTCTTTGTACTTTTTCCTTGGAGCATCAGTCGTGCTGGCAACATTGTTGATTCTGATATTGGTCATTCGGAAAATGGTCAGATCAGGATGGATGACAAAGTTTGTACTTCGAAGTGAAAAGCAACAAG CAGCAGATTTAGGTGAGCAGTTTCATACCATAATCTACTTCGGCTTCCAAACGTTGAGGAAGGCAACTAAGAACTTTCACCAGGATAATTTTCTGGGGAGAGGTGGATTCGGGCTCGTCTATATG GGGAAGCTAGAAGATGGGAGAACAGTTGCTGTGAAGAAATTAGCTACAGAAAAATCCCAGCAAGGAGAGTCGGAGTTTCTTGCAGAGGTGAAGATGATCACAAGCATACAACACAAGAACCTGGTTCGCCTTGTAGGTTGCTGTTCAGACGGAGATCAAAGACTGCTTGTATATGAATACATGAAGAACAAGAGTTTGGATCTCATAGTCTATG GAAAGAGTGACCAGTTTCTGAACTGGAGCACGCGATCCCAAATAATTCTTGGCATTGCTAAAGGAATCCAATACCTACACGAGGATTCACACTTCAGAATTGTACACAGAGATATCAAAGCTAGCAACATTCTGCTAGATTCTAAATTCCAGCCAAGAATCAGTGATTTTGGCCTGGCTAGGTTCTTCCCTGAAGACCAAGCTTATCTGAGCACTACATTTGCCGGAACATT AGGTTATACAGCCCCTGAATATGCCATCAAAGGAGAACTGTCTGAAAAGGCTGACATATATAGTTTTGGAGTTCTGGTGCTTGAAATCATTAGCGGCCGGAAAAATACAGATCTTACTTTAAACTCCGATATGCAGTACCTTCCTGAATAT GCATGGAAACTCTTTGAGAGGTCAAAAGTAATGGATCTGGTAGAACCGCGATTGAGAGAAGATGGTTTTCTGGAGAGGGAGGTGCTGCAAACAATTCAGGTGGCTTTTCTATGTCTTCAGCCTCACGCAGACCTCCGGCCACCCATGTCAGAAGTCGTCGCAATGCTGACTTGCAGAGTCGATATGACTGCAACGCCGTTGAAACCAACATTCTTGAGCCGGAGGCGGAGGAAGCAAGAGAACTGGGACACTATATCAGATGTTTTTCCGTCTCCGCAGCAGAGTGATTCACTTTCCGGCACTCGTCCTGCAAACTAA
- the LOC108223948 gene encoding uncharacterized protein LOC108223948 produces MLHPSAAICLQKMNADAVDDASAQFHLLGRRPIRDLRILHSRQQDADHKIKVLPKETAKVTIQPDSLRNESASVDDERELVYHIDYHGVTTHPNPTPKHPRP; encoded by the exons ATGCTTCATCCTTCAG CTGCTATTTGTCTCCAAAAAATGAATGCTGATGCTGTTGACGATGCTTCTGCTCAGTTTCACCTCCTGGGACGTCGACCCATTAGAGATCTCAGAATATTACACTCGAGGCAACAAGATGCAGATCACAAGATAAAG GTTCTTCCAAAAGAGACAGCAAAAGTTACAATCCAACCTGACTCCTTGCGAAATGAGTCTGCAAGTGTTGACGATGAGCGAGAGCTTGTTTACCACATTGATTATCATGGGGTAACAACTCACCCAAATCCAACCCCAAAGCATCCAAGACCATAG
- the LOC108223727 gene encoding uncharacterized protein LOC108223727, translating into MANNTQITSSLPTQTLIKQLASCNKSTRDKALKLLKLYLQSQQQVSHEELKKIWKGLFFCVWHADKSPVQSDLINSLSSLLYKMPLLLSLEYLSVFLITMRREWTRIDGHRLDKFYLLIRRFVNACFVALKRNNWDLGVVRSFVEVLEKRVFFAEDKCLGNGVNYHVASVFLDEFKGFVPVGKEVSWALFGVLFDVMGKCQDKVLIGKIKTNVFEVLVNKGRELLERKKLGKEVDDETLRVGNLALSMGFAEKFFELGSAAECVQVNRKVLFGLHQEFLKLEKDLEVSGVDISVPDVGIEDDEEVPNLIPIDSVENGVKMSSEMEIGASVSKASKKKKKVKKEIDGRSNKKKKNGVSSENEDEDMGIANGFETNMNRSVACGENELDMSSTELIPTSVEMVNGTSASKSSKKKKKIKKDSNGSSKKKGVVSTDEDMIIANGFDSVIETANNENLIDFNESVVSNLRMQFEKVASEVGLDKDGLSSLDSPEVEIAPVSKKRKRARSADGKKKKKPDLTSVEQMDAGAETSEKSAKKVRFSVKNNIVWKPNSPMPPQDLRLPPSATPRGSALKKGLSPGPIREMPPATKKPMLKKRGAKGKRVVRVARMIRKIS; encoded by the coding sequence ATGGCTAACAACACCCAAATCACATCATCACTCCCCACGCAAACCCTAATCAAACAATTAGCCTCTTGCAACAAATCGACCCGAGACAAAGCTCTCAAGCTCCTCAAACTCTATCTTCAATCTCAGCAACAAGTCTCTCATGAAGAGCTGAAGAAGATTTGGAAAGGTCTGTTCTTTTGTGTTTGGCATGCTGATAAATCCCCGGTACAATCTGATCTCATCAATTCTTTGTCTAGTTTGCTTTATAAGATGCCCTTGTTGTTATCTCTTGAGTATCTATCTGTTTTCTTGATTACGATGCGGCGTGAATGGACCAGGATTGATGGGCATAGGCTAGATAAGTTTTATTTGCTGATTAGGAGGTTTGTGAATGCGTGTTTTGTGGCGTTGAAGAGGAATAATTGGGATTTGGGGGTTGTTAGGAGTTTTGTTGAGGTTTTGGAAAAGCGGGTTTTTTTCGCGGAGGATAAGTGTTTAGGGAATGGGGTGAATTATCATGTTGCGTCGGTGTTTCTTGATGAGTTTAAGGGGTTTGTTCCGGTGGGGAAGGAGGTGAGTTGGGCTTTGTTTGGGGTTTTGTTTGATGTCATGGGGAAGTGTCAAGATAAGGTTTTGATTGGGAAGATAAAGACTAATGTGTTTGAGGTTTTGGTTAACAAGGGGAGGGAGTTGTTGGAAAGGAAGAAGTTGGGGAAGGAGGTGGATGATGAGACGTTAAGGGTTGGGAATTTGGCATTGAGTATGGGTTTTGCTGAGAAGTTTTTTGAGTTGGGGTCAGCGGCGGAGTGTGTTCAGGTGAATAGGAAGGTTTTGTTTGGTTTGCACCAGGAGtttttgaaattggagaagGATTTGGAGGTGTCGGGGGTTGACATTTCAGTACCTGATGTTGGaattgaagatgatgaagaggtCCCGAATCTGATTCCTATTGATTCTGTTGAGAATGGAGTGAAGATGTCCAGTGAGATGGAGATTGGGGCTTCAGTAAGCAAGGcttctaaaaagaaaaagaaagtgaAAAAGGAGATTGATGGAAGaagcaataagaagaagaagaacggTGTTTCCTCTGAGAATGAGGATGAGGATATGGGTATTGCTAATGGCTTTGAGACAAATATGAACAGATCTGTTGCTTGCGGTGAGAATGAGCTAGACATGTCTAGTACCGAACTGATCCCCACTTCAGTTGAGATGGTAAATGGGACTTCTGCAAGCAAGTCttccaaaaagaaaaagaagattaaaAAGGATTCAAATGGAAGCAGTAAAAAGAAGGGTGTTGTTTCCACTGATGAAGATATGATTATTGCCAATGGCTTTGATTCAGTCATTGAAACAGCTAACAATGAGAACCttatagattttaatgaatCTGTTGTCTCAAATCTTCGGATGCAGTTTGAGAAGGTTGCTTCTGAAGTTGGCTTGGATAAAGATGGTTTGAGTTCACTTGATTCTCCTGAAGTTGAAATTGCACCCGTCTCAAAGAAGAGGAAAAGAGCAAGAAGCGCGGAtgggaaaaagaagaaaaaacccGACTTGACCAGTGTGGAGCAGATGGATGCAGGTGCAGAGACTAGTGAGAAGAGTGCAAAGAAAGTTAGGTTTTCTGtcaagaataacatagtgtggAAACCAAACAGCCCGATGCCTCCCCAGGATTTGAGATTACCTCCATCTGCTACCCCTAGAGGCAGTGCCCTTAAGAAGGGTTTATCTCCAGGTCCAATTAGGGAGATGCCTCCTGCTACAAAGAAGCCAATGCTAAAAAAGAGGGGTGCAAAAGGAAAGAGAGTTGTCCGCGTTGCCAGAATGATCCGCAAAATATCTTGA
- the LOC108222360 gene encoding cold-responsive protein kinase 1-like isoform X2: protein MPRVIHEAISVATSSQNLRASCEKKTASLYFFLGASVVLATLLILILVIRKMVRSGWMTKFVLRSEKQQADLGEQFHTIIYFGFQTLRKATKNFHQDNFLGRGGFGLVYMGKLEDGRTVAVKKLATEKSQQGESEFLAEVKMITSIQHKNLVRLVGCCSDGDQRLLVYEYMKNKSLDLIVYGKSDQFLNWSTRSQIILGIAKGIQYLHEDSHFRIVHRDIKASNILLDSKFQPRISDFGLARFFPEDQAYLSTTFAGTLGYTAPEYAIKGELSEKADIYSFGVLVLEIISGRKNTDLTLNSDMQYLPEYAWKLFERSKVMDLVEPRLREDGFLEREVLQTIQVAFLCLQPHADLRPPMSEVVAMLTCRVDMTATPLKPTFLSRRRRKQENWDTISDVFPSPQQSDSLSGTRPAN, encoded by the exons ATGCCTCGTGTCATACATGAAG CTATCTCTGTGGCAACTAGTTCACAAAATTTACGAGCCTCGTGTGAGAAGAAAACAGCGTCTTTGTACTTTTTCCTTGGAGCATCAGTCGTGCTGGCAACATTGTTGATTCTGATATTGGTCATTCGGAAAATGGTCAGATCAGGATGGATGACAAAGTTTGTACTTCGAAGTGAAAAGCAACAAG CAGATTTAGGTGAGCAGTTTCATACCATAATCTACTTCGGCTTCCAAACGTTGAGGAAGGCAACTAAGAACTTTCACCAGGATAATTTTCTGGGGAGAGGTGGATTCGGGCTCGTCTATATG GGGAAGCTAGAAGATGGGAGAACAGTTGCTGTGAAGAAATTAGCTACAGAAAAATCCCAGCAAGGAGAGTCGGAGTTTCTTGCAGAGGTGAAGATGATCACAAGCATACAACACAAGAACCTGGTTCGCCTTGTAGGTTGCTGTTCAGACGGAGATCAAAGACTGCTTGTATATGAATACATGAAGAACAAGAGTTTGGATCTCATAGTCTATG GAAAGAGTGACCAGTTTCTGAACTGGAGCACGCGATCCCAAATAATTCTTGGCATTGCTAAAGGAATCCAATACCTACACGAGGATTCACACTTCAGAATTGTACACAGAGATATCAAAGCTAGCAACATTCTGCTAGATTCTAAATTCCAGCCAAGAATCAGTGATTTTGGCCTGGCTAGGTTCTTCCCTGAAGACCAAGCTTATCTGAGCACTACATTTGCCGGAACATT AGGTTATACAGCCCCTGAATATGCCATCAAAGGAGAACTGTCTGAAAAGGCTGACATATATAGTTTTGGAGTTCTGGTGCTTGAAATCATTAGCGGCCGGAAAAATACAGATCTTACTTTAAACTCCGATATGCAGTACCTTCCTGAATAT GCATGGAAACTCTTTGAGAGGTCAAAAGTAATGGATCTGGTAGAACCGCGATTGAGAGAAGATGGTTTTCTGGAGAGGGAGGTGCTGCAAACAATTCAGGTGGCTTTTCTATGTCTTCAGCCTCACGCAGACCTCCGGCCACCCATGTCAGAAGTCGTCGCAATGCTGACTTGCAGAGTCGATATGACTGCAACGCCGTTGAAACCAACATTCTTGAGCCGGAGGCGGAGGAAGCAAGAGAACTGGGACACTATATCAGATGTTTTTCCGTCTCCGCAGCAGAGTGATTCACTTTCCGGCACTCGTCCTGCAAACTAA
- the LOC108222360 gene encoding putative serine/threonine-protein kinase isoform X3 yields the protein MPRVIHEAISVATSSQNLRASCEKKTASLYFFLGASVVLATLLILILVIRKMVRSGWMTKFVLRSEKQQDLGEQFHTIIYFGFQTLRKATKNFHQDNFLGRGGFGLVYMGKLEDGRTVAVKKLATEKSQQGESEFLAEVKMITSIQHKNLVRLVGCCSDGDQRLLVYEYMKNKSLDLIVYGKSDQFLNWSTRSQIILGIAKGIQYLHEDSHFRIVHRDIKASNILLDSKFQPRISDFGLARFFPEDQAYLSTTFAGTLGYTAPEYAIKGELSEKADIYSFGVLVLEIISGRKNTDLTLNSDMQYLPEYAWKLFERSKVMDLVEPRLREDGFLEREVLQTIQVAFLCLQPHADLRPPMSEVVAMLTCRVDMTATPLKPTFLSRRRRKQENWDTISDVFPSPQQSDSLSGTRPAN from the exons ATGCCTCGTGTCATACATGAAG CTATCTCTGTGGCAACTAGTTCACAAAATTTACGAGCCTCGTGTGAGAAGAAAACAGCGTCTTTGTACTTTTTCCTTGGAGCATCAGTCGTGCTGGCAACATTGTTGATTCTGATATTGGTCATTCGGAAAATGGTCAGATCAGGATGGATGACAAAGTTTGTACTTCGAAGTGAAAAGCAACAAG ATTTAGGTGAGCAGTTTCATACCATAATCTACTTCGGCTTCCAAACGTTGAGGAAGGCAACTAAGAACTTTCACCAGGATAATTTTCTGGGGAGAGGTGGATTCGGGCTCGTCTATATG GGGAAGCTAGAAGATGGGAGAACAGTTGCTGTGAAGAAATTAGCTACAGAAAAATCCCAGCAAGGAGAGTCGGAGTTTCTTGCAGAGGTGAAGATGATCACAAGCATACAACACAAGAACCTGGTTCGCCTTGTAGGTTGCTGTTCAGACGGAGATCAAAGACTGCTTGTATATGAATACATGAAGAACAAGAGTTTGGATCTCATAGTCTATG GAAAGAGTGACCAGTTTCTGAACTGGAGCACGCGATCCCAAATAATTCTTGGCATTGCTAAAGGAATCCAATACCTACACGAGGATTCACACTTCAGAATTGTACACAGAGATATCAAAGCTAGCAACATTCTGCTAGATTCTAAATTCCAGCCAAGAATCAGTGATTTTGGCCTGGCTAGGTTCTTCCCTGAAGACCAAGCTTATCTGAGCACTACATTTGCCGGAACATT AGGTTATACAGCCCCTGAATATGCCATCAAAGGAGAACTGTCTGAAAAGGCTGACATATATAGTTTTGGAGTTCTGGTGCTTGAAATCATTAGCGGCCGGAAAAATACAGATCTTACTTTAAACTCCGATATGCAGTACCTTCCTGAATAT GCATGGAAACTCTTTGAGAGGTCAAAAGTAATGGATCTGGTAGAACCGCGATTGAGAGAAGATGGTTTTCTGGAGAGGGAGGTGCTGCAAACAATTCAGGTGGCTTTTCTATGTCTTCAGCCTCACGCAGACCTCCGGCCACCCATGTCAGAAGTCGTCGCAATGCTGACTTGCAGAGTCGATATGACTGCAACGCCGTTGAAACCAACATTCTTGAGCCGGAGGCGGAGGAAGCAAGAGAACTGGGACACTATATCAGATGTTTTTCCGTCTCCGCAGCAGAGTGATTCACTTTCCGGCACTCGTCCTGCAAACTAA